The Magnolia sinica isolate HGM2019 chromosome 10, MsV1, whole genome shotgun sequence genome includes a window with the following:
- the LOC131257684 gene encoding probable disease resistance RPP8-like protein 4 isoform X5, whose amino-acid sequence MEVVAEPVISFIIEKTGDKLIQEAISLIGLHDQVQWIEEKLEWMQSLKDADAEQQGGERVKKLVQDVRDIAYDMEDVIDTFLLKIEPLRRGGFIGSVKRCAFIVSELIVRHKIDSKIKHIKLKIEDIPRRRATYGIESIGRVEGTRCAVRSLQERRLPSPNAQEADFVGFQKDLAALVGQLINEGELRRCVVSVVGMGGLGKTTLTQKLYNTESVKKHFHSRAWISVSQGYSVRDLLQAFVRRCMDLSDKELKKVEKMDAVELRGKIFEYLNYKRYLIVLDDIWTTEAWDDLKDAFPNMNNGSRVVLTTRNKEVALYAGSQPHELRFLNGDDSWELFCQKAFSGGDGRCPQNLEDLGRKIVEKCHHLPLAIVVIGGLLLTKEAWEWEKVYKRISRQLVERHQQISGILSLSYKDLPYYIKPCFLYLGNFPEDYEFHAKKLIRMWAAEGFLEERGEETLEEVGEDYLMQLIQRSMVQVTERSSSGGIKKCRIHDLLRDLSISESKEGMFLQVHSRINANAPPASRARRLAIHHNNSNNNISLSCSPPHLRSVLMYTQAYMWLQREEQKILYRRFQLLRVLCLDRVIIKKLPREIGELIHLRYLGCTETELKSLPSSIGNLPNLQTLLVESDYVNGIKVPSTIGKMQQLRHLQLKNNEEWWHRGGVIEGQPRLEQISNLQTLSNVEAGKWMEGCLGNLTNLRKLGIVLVTTADAEVFNDSIVKLGCLHSLSVTVRDGWLLVPRNSLLVKLRRSEQIETQEWSLPPFSNLLKLSKLYLKGKLEKLPESAQFPVNLTKLTLKHSGLEQDPLATLEKLEKLRILRLLKCSYVVKEMVCSSQGFPQLESLHLDGLFELEEWRVEKGAMPSLLHLYISQCYELKKLPEGLQHVTTLKKLELPRMHYEFVKRLDRGDGEDWHKIRHIPSIDIQDTLDYASDSDGEDAAPGAACAAEEEKKEEPAEESDDGEAKWHAESIGWDVEDGCE is encoded by the exons atGGAAGTTGTTGCTGAGCCTGTTATTTCTTTCATTATTGAAAAAACAGGAGATAAGCTAATTCAAGAAGCTATTTCCTTGATTGGATTGCATGATCAAGTCCAATGGATCGAAGAAAAACTGGAGTGGATGCAGTCCTTAAAAGATGCAGATGCCGAACAACAAGGAGGTGAAAGAGTAAAGAAGTTGGTGCAGGACGTGCGAGACATTGCATACGATATGGAGGATGTCATCGACACCTTTCTTTTGAAGATAGAACCCTTGAGGCGAGGAGGATTCATCGGCTCCGTCAAGAGGTGCGCTTTCATCGTCAGTGAGTTGATAGTTCGCCATAAGATCGATTCAAAGATCAAACATATAAAGCTTAAAATCGAAGACATCCCTAGAAGAAGGGCAACTTACGGCATCGAAAGCATAGGCAGGGTAGAAGGGACGAGGTGTGCAGTTCGAAGTCTCCAAGAACGGAGGCTACCTTCGCCTAATGCTCAAGAAGCAGATTTTGTTGGTTTTCAGAAGGACTTGGCGGCATTGGTCGGGCAGTTGATCAATGAGGGAGAGCTGCGACGTTGTGTTGTTTCTGTAGTCGGAATGGGTGGTCTGGGTAAGACTACTCTTACTCAAAAACTTTATAACACTGAAAGTGTTAAGAAACATTTCCATAGTCGTGCATGGATTTCTGTATCACAAGGCTATTCTGTTAGAGATCTTTTGCAGGCCTTCGTTAGACGCTGTATGGATCTCTCTGATAAGGAGCTGAAGAAAGTGGAGAAAATGGATGCTGTTGAGCTAAGGGGCAAGATTTTTGAGTATCTGAATTACAAGAGATACTTGATAGTCTTGGATGATATATGGACAACAGAAGCATGGGATGATTTGAAGGATGCATTTCCGAATATGAACAATGGCAGTAGGGTCGTACTTACCACGAGAAACAAAGAGGTAGCTTTATATGCAGGAAGCCAGCCCCATGAACTGCGATTTCTAAATGGTGACGATAGCTGGGAATTGTTCTGTCAAAAAGCATTTTCAGGAGGAGATGGGCGTTGCCCTCAGAATTTGGAAGATTTAGGAAGAAAGATTGTGGAAAAATGCCATCATCTACCTCTTGCAATCGTTGTAATTGGAGGGCTCTTATTAACGAAAGAAGCATGGGAGTGGGAGAAAGTATACAAACGCATCAGCAGGCAATTGGTTGAAAGACACCAGCAAATCTCTGGAATATTATCTTTAAGCTATAAAGATCTGCCCTATTACATAAAACCATGTTTTCTCTACCTGGGCAATTTTCCAGAGGACTACGAATTCCATGCCAAGAAATTGATTCGAATGTGGGCTGCAGAAGGTTTTCTTGAAGAGAGAGGGGAAGAAACATTGGAGGAGGTTGGAGAAGATTATCTAATGCAATTGATTCAAAGAAGCATGGTTCAAGTCACAGAAAGAAGTTCAAGTGGAGGTATTAAAAAGTGTCGCATCCATGATCTTTTGCGGGATCTCTCCATATCAGAATCTAAGGAAGGTATGTTTCTTCAAGTTCACAGTAGGATCAATGCAAATGCTCCTCCTGCATCTAGAGCCCGTCGACTTGCCATTCACCATAACAACTCAAATAACAACATTTCCTTGAGCTGTTCCCCTCCACACCTTCGTTCTGTGTTAATGTATACCCAAGCCTATATGTGGCTTCAAAGAGAAGAACAAAAGATTCTCTACAGACGCTTTCAGTTGCTTAGGGTGTTATGTCTAGACAGAGTAATAATAAAAAAGCTACCGAGGGAAATAGGTGAACTAATCCACTTGAGATACCTCGGGTGTACTGAAACTGAATTAAAAAGTCTCCCATCGTCCATAGGCAATCTTCCCAATTTACAAACTCTATTAGTAGAATCCGATTATGTTAATGGTATAAAAGTACCAAGCACAATCGGGAAGATGCAACAGTTAAGACATCTTCAACTGAAGAACAACGAAGAATGGTGGCATCGTGGGGGAGTGATAGAAGGGCAACCAAGGCTTGAGCAGATAAGTAACCTCCAGACTCTATCAAATGTGgaggctggaaaatggatggagggctgCTTGGGAAACCTCACCAATCTTAGAAAATTAGGAATAGTTTTAGTAACAACAGCTGATGCTGAGGTATTCAATGATTCTATTGTCAAATTGGGCTGCCTCCACTCTCTGTCGGTTACAGTAAGAGATGGTTGGTTATTGGTACCTCGTAATTCACTTCTTGTCAAGTTAAGAAGAAGCGAACAAATCGAAACCCAAGAGTGGTCGCTACCTCCTTTTTCAAATCTTCTCAAATTAAGTAAGTTGTATTTGAAAGGAAAGTTAGAGAAGTTACCCGAGTCTGCTCAATTCCCAGTAAACCTCACCAAGCTTACCTTGAAACACTCCGGTTTAGAGCAAGACCCATTGGCGACTTTAGAGAAGCTGGAAAAACTCCGCATTCTCAGATTGCTGAAATGTTCGTACGTGGTAAAGGAAATGGTTTGCTCTTCACAAGGGTTTCCTCAGCTTGAATCCTTACATCTTGACGGCTTATTTGAATTAGAGGAGTGGAGAGTGGAGAAAGGAGCTATGCCAAGTCTTTTACATTTATATATCAGTCAATGCTATGAATTGAAGAAGCTTCCAGAAGGACTGCAACACGTGACTACCCTCAAGAAATTGGAGTTGCCGCGGATGCACTATGAATTTGTGAAAAGGCTTGACAGGGGAGATGGAGAGGATTGGCATAAGATTCGGCACATACCCTCCATCGACATACAAGATACCCTTG ATTATGCTTCAGATTCTGATGGAGAAGATGCTGCTCCAGGTGCAGCTTGTGCtgcagaagaagagaagaaagaagagccTGCAGAGGAATCAGATGACG GAGAAGCTAAGTGGCATGCAGAGTCGATTGGATGGGATGTAGAGGATGGCTGTGAATGA
- the LOC131257684 gene encoding probable disease resistance RPP8-like protein 4 isoform X4, which produces MEVVAEPVISFIIEKTGDKLIQEAISLIGLHDQVQWIEEKLEWMQSLKDADAEQQGGERVKKLVQDVRDIAYDMEDVIDTFLLKIEPLRRGGFIGSVKRCAFIVSELIVRHKIDSKIKHIKLKIEDIPRRRATYGIESIGRVEGTRCAVRSLQERRLPSPNAQEADFVGFQKDLAALVGQLINEGELRRCVVSVVGMGGLGKTTLTQKLYNTESVKKHFHSRAWISVSQGYSVRDLLQAFVRRCMDLSDKELKKVEKMDAVELRGKIFEYLNYKRYLIVLDDIWTTEAWDDLKDAFPNMNNGSRVVLTTRNKEVALYAGSQPHELRFLNGDDSWELFCQKAFSGGDGRCPQNLEDLGRKIVEKCHHLPLAIVVIGGLLLTKEAWEWEKVYKRISRQLVERHQQISGILSLSYKDLPYYIKPCFLYLGNFPEDYEFHAKKLIRMWAAEGFLEERGEETLEEVGEDYLMQLIQRSMVQVTERSSSGGIKKCRIHDLLRDLSISESKEGMFLQVHSRINANAPPASRARRLAIHHNNSNNNISLSCSPPHLRSVLMYTQAYMWLQREEQKILYRRFQLLRVLCLDRVIIKKLPREIGELIHLRYLGCTETELKSLPSSIGNLPNLQTLLVESDYVNGIKVPSTIGKMQQLRHLQLKNNEEWWHRGGVIEGQPRLEQISNLQTLSNVEAGKWMEGCLGNLTNLRKLGIVLVTTADAEVFNDSIVKLGCLHSLSVTVRDGWLLVPRNSLLVKLRRSEQIETQEWSLPPFSNLLKLSKLYLKGKLEKLPESAQFPVNLTKLTLKHSGLEQDPLATLEKLEKLRILRLLKCSYVVKEMVCSSQGFPQLESLHLDGLFELEEWRVEKGAMPSLLHLYISQCYELKKLPEGLQHVTTLKKLELPRMHYEFVKRLDRGDGEDWHKIRHIPSIDIQDTLDYASDSDGEDAAPGAACAAEEEKKEEPAEESDDVATPVFAGEAAAPAAACAADEEKEEEPAEESDDD; this is translated from the exons atGGAAGTTGTTGCTGAGCCTGTTATTTCTTTCATTATTGAAAAAACAGGAGATAAGCTAATTCAAGAAGCTATTTCCTTGATTGGATTGCATGATCAAGTCCAATGGATCGAAGAAAAACTGGAGTGGATGCAGTCCTTAAAAGATGCAGATGCCGAACAACAAGGAGGTGAAAGAGTAAAGAAGTTGGTGCAGGACGTGCGAGACATTGCATACGATATGGAGGATGTCATCGACACCTTTCTTTTGAAGATAGAACCCTTGAGGCGAGGAGGATTCATCGGCTCCGTCAAGAGGTGCGCTTTCATCGTCAGTGAGTTGATAGTTCGCCATAAGATCGATTCAAAGATCAAACATATAAAGCTTAAAATCGAAGACATCCCTAGAAGAAGGGCAACTTACGGCATCGAAAGCATAGGCAGGGTAGAAGGGACGAGGTGTGCAGTTCGAAGTCTCCAAGAACGGAGGCTACCTTCGCCTAATGCTCAAGAAGCAGATTTTGTTGGTTTTCAGAAGGACTTGGCGGCATTGGTCGGGCAGTTGATCAATGAGGGAGAGCTGCGACGTTGTGTTGTTTCTGTAGTCGGAATGGGTGGTCTGGGTAAGACTACTCTTACTCAAAAACTTTATAACACTGAAAGTGTTAAGAAACATTTCCATAGTCGTGCATGGATTTCTGTATCACAAGGCTATTCTGTTAGAGATCTTTTGCAGGCCTTCGTTAGACGCTGTATGGATCTCTCTGATAAGGAGCTGAAGAAAGTGGAGAAAATGGATGCTGTTGAGCTAAGGGGCAAGATTTTTGAGTATCTGAATTACAAGAGATACTTGATAGTCTTGGATGATATATGGACAACAGAAGCATGGGATGATTTGAAGGATGCATTTCCGAATATGAACAATGGCAGTAGGGTCGTACTTACCACGAGAAACAAAGAGGTAGCTTTATATGCAGGAAGCCAGCCCCATGAACTGCGATTTCTAAATGGTGACGATAGCTGGGAATTGTTCTGTCAAAAAGCATTTTCAGGAGGAGATGGGCGTTGCCCTCAGAATTTGGAAGATTTAGGAAGAAAGATTGTGGAAAAATGCCATCATCTACCTCTTGCAATCGTTGTAATTGGAGGGCTCTTATTAACGAAAGAAGCATGGGAGTGGGAGAAAGTATACAAACGCATCAGCAGGCAATTGGTTGAAAGACACCAGCAAATCTCTGGAATATTATCTTTAAGCTATAAAGATCTGCCCTATTACATAAAACCATGTTTTCTCTACCTGGGCAATTTTCCAGAGGACTACGAATTCCATGCCAAGAAATTGATTCGAATGTGGGCTGCAGAAGGTTTTCTTGAAGAGAGAGGGGAAGAAACATTGGAGGAGGTTGGAGAAGATTATCTAATGCAATTGATTCAAAGAAGCATGGTTCAAGTCACAGAAAGAAGTTCAAGTGGAGGTATTAAAAAGTGTCGCATCCATGATCTTTTGCGGGATCTCTCCATATCAGAATCTAAGGAAGGTATGTTTCTTCAAGTTCACAGTAGGATCAATGCAAATGCTCCTCCTGCATCTAGAGCCCGTCGACTTGCCATTCACCATAACAACTCAAATAACAACATTTCCTTGAGCTGTTCCCCTCCACACCTTCGTTCTGTGTTAATGTATACCCAAGCCTATATGTGGCTTCAAAGAGAAGAACAAAAGATTCTCTACAGACGCTTTCAGTTGCTTAGGGTGTTATGTCTAGACAGAGTAATAATAAAAAAGCTACCGAGGGAAATAGGTGAACTAATCCACTTGAGATACCTCGGGTGTACTGAAACTGAATTAAAAAGTCTCCCATCGTCCATAGGCAATCTTCCCAATTTACAAACTCTATTAGTAGAATCCGATTATGTTAATGGTATAAAAGTACCAAGCACAATCGGGAAGATGCAACAGTTAAGACATCTTCAACTGAAGAACAACGAAGAATGGTGGCATCGTGGGGGAGTGATAGAAGGGCAACCAAGGCTTGAGCAGATAAGTAACCTCCAGACTCTATCAAATGTGgaggctggaaaatggatggagggctgCTTGGGAAACCTCACCAATCTTAGAAAATTAGGAATAGTTTTAGTAACAACAGCTGATGCTGAGGTATTCAATGATTCTATTGTCAAATTGGGCTGCCTCCACTCTCTGTCGGTTACAGTAAGAGATGGTTGGTTATTGGTACCTCGTAATTCACTTCTTGTCAAGTTAAGAAGAAGCGAACAAATCGAAACCCAAGAGTGGTCGCTACCTCCTTTTTCAAATCTTCTCAAATTAAGTAAGTTGTATTTGAAAGGAAAGTTAGAGAAGTTACCCGAGTCTGCTCAATTCCCAGTAAACCTCACCAAGCTTACCTTGAAACACTCCGGTTTAGAGCAAGACCCATTGGCGACTTTAGAGAAGCTGGAAAAACTCCGCATTCTCAGATTGCTGAAATGTTCGTACGTGGTAAAGGAAATGGTTTGCTCTTCACAAGGGTTTCCTCAGCTTGAATCCTTACATCTTGACGGCTTATTTGAATTAGAGGAGTGGAGAGTGGAGAAAGGAGCTATGCCAAGTCTTTTACATTTATATATCAGTCAATGCTATGAATTGAAGAAGCTTCCAGAAGGACTGCAACACGTGACTACCCTCAAGAAATTGGAGTTGCCGCGGATGCACTATGAATTTGTGAAAAGGCTTGACAGGGGAGATGGAGAGGATTGGCATAAGATTCGGCACATACCCTCCATCGACATACAAGATACCCTTG ATTATGCTTCAGATTCTGATGGAGAAGATGCTGCTCCAGGTGCAGCTTGTGCtgcagaagaagagaagaaagaagagccTGCAGAGGAATCAGATGACG
- the LOC131257684 gene encoding probable disease resistance RPP8-like protein 4 isoform X2, with amino-acid sequence MEVVAEPVISFIIEKTGDKLIQEAISLIGLHDQVQWIEEKLEWMQSLKDADAEQQGGERVKKLVQDVRDIAYDMEDVIDTFLLKIEPLRRGGFIGSVKRCAFIVSELIVRHKIDSKIKHIKLKIEDIPRRRATYGIESIGRVEGTRCAVRSLQERRLPSPNAQEADFVGFQKDLAALVGQLINEGELRRCVVSVVGMGGLGKTTLTQKLYNTESVKKHFHSRAWISVSQGYSVRDLLQAFVRRCMDLSDKELKKVEKMDAVELRGKIFEYLNYKRYLIVLDDIWTTEAWDDLKDAFPNMNNGSRVVLTTRNKEVALYAGSQPHELRFLNGDDSWELFCQKAFSGGDGRCPQNLEDLGRKIVEKCHHLPLAIVVIGGLLLTKEAWEWEKVYKRISRQLVERHQQISGILSLSYKDLPYYIKPCFLYLGNFPEDYEFHAKKLIRMWAAEGFLEERGEETLEEVGEDYLMQLIQRSMVQVTERSSSGGIKKCRIHDLLRDLSISESKEGMFLQVHSRINANAPPASRARRLAIHHNNSNNNISLSCSPPHLRSVLMYTQAYMWLQREEQKILYRRFQLLRVLCLDRVIIKKLPREIGELIHLRYLGCTETELKSLPSSIGNLPNLQTLLVESDYVNGIKVPSTIGKMQQLRHLQLKNNEEWWHRGGVIEGQPRLEQISNLQTLSNVEAGKWMEGCLGNLTNLRKLGIVLVTTADAEVFNDSIVKLGCLHSLSVTVRDGWLLVPRNSLLVKLRRSEQIETQEWSLPPFSNLLKLSKLYLKGKLEKLPESAQFPVNLTKLTLKHSGLEQDPLATLEKLEKLRILRLLKCSYVVKEMVCSSQGFPQLESLHLDGLFELEEWRVEKGAMPSLLHLYISQCYELKKLPEGLQHVTTLKKLELPRMHYEFVKRLDRGDGEDWHKIRHIPSIDIQDTLDSDGEDAAPGAACAAEEEKKEEPAEESDDVATPVFAGEAAAPAAACAADEEKEEEPAEESDDGMGFSLFD; translated from the exons atGGAAGTTGTTGCTGAGCCTGTTATTTCTTTCATTATTGAAAAAACAGGAGATAAGCTAATTCAAGAAGCTATTTCCTTGATTGGATTGCATGATCAAGTCCAATGGATCGAAGAAAAACTGGAGTGGATGCAGTCCTTAAAAGATGCAGATGCCGAACAACAAGGAGGTGAAAGAGTAAAGAAGTTGGTGCAGGACGTGCGAGACATTGCATACGATATGGAGGATGTCATCGACACCTTTCTTTTGAAGATAGAACCCTTGAGGCGAGGAGGATTCATCGGCTCCGTCAAGAGGTGCGCTTTCATCGTCAGTGAGTTGATAGTTCGCCATAAGATCGATTCAAAGATCAAACATATAAAGCTTAAAATCGAAGACATCCCTAGAAGAAGGGCAACTTACGGCATCGAAAGCATAGGCAGGGTAGAAGGGACGAGGTGTGCAGTTCGAAGTCTCCAAGAACGGAGGCTACCTTCGCCTAATGCTCAAGAAGCAGATTTTGTTGGTTTTCAGAAGGACTTGGCGGCATTGGTCGGGCAGTTGATCAATGAGGGAGAGCTGCGACGTTGTGTTGTTTCTGTAGTCGGAATGGGTGGTCTGGGTAAGACTACTCTTACTCAAAAACTTTATAACACTGAAAGTGTTAAGAAACATTTCCATAGTCGTGCATGGATTTCTGTATCACAAGGCTATTCTGTTAGAGATCTTTTGCAGGCCTTCGTTAGACGCTGTATGGATCTCTCTGATAAGGAGCTGAAGAAAGTGGAGAAAATGGATGCTGTTGAGCTAAGGGGCAAGATTTTTGAGTATCTGAATTACAAGAGATACTTGATAGTCTTGGATGATATATGGACAACAGAAGCATGGGATGATTTGAAGGATGCATTTCCGAATATGAACAATGGCAGTAGGGTCGTACTTACCACGAGAAACAAAGAGGTAGCTTTATATGCAGGAAGCCAGCCCCATGAACTGCGATTTCTAAATGGTGACGATAGCTGGGAATTGTTCTGTCAAAAAGCATTTTCAGGAGGAGATGGGCGTTGCCCTCAGAATTTGGAAGATTTAGGAAGAAAGATTGTGGAAAAATGCCATCATCTACCTCTTGCAATCGTTGTAATTGGAGGGCTCTTATTAACGAAAGAAGCATGGGAGTGGGAGAAAGTATACAAACGCATCAGCAGGCAATTGGTTGAAAGACACCAGCAAATCTCTGGAATATTATCTTTAAGCTATAAAGATCTGCCCTATTACATAAAACCATGTTTTCTCTACCTGGGCAATTTTCCAGAGGACTACGAATTCCATGCCAAGAAATTGATTCGAATGTGGGCTGCAGAAGGTTTTCTTGAAGAGAGAGGGGAAGAAACATTGGAGGAGGTTGGAGAAGATTATCTAATGCAATTGATTCAAAGAAGCATGGTTCAAGTCACAGAAAGAAGTTCAAGTGGAGGTATTAAAAAGTGTCGCATCCATGATCTTTTGCGGGATCTCTCCATATCAGAATCTAAGGAAGGTATGTTTCTTCAAGTTCACAGTAGGATCAATGCAAATGCTCCTCCTGCATCTAGAGCCCGTCGACTTGCCATTCACCATAACAACTCAAATAACAACATTTCCTTGAGCTGTTCCCCTCCACACCTTCGTTCTGTGTTAATGTATACCCAAGCCTATATGTGGCTTCAAAGAGAAGAACAAAAGATTCTCTACAGACGCTTTCAGTTGCTTAGGGTGTTATGTCTAGACAGAGTAATAATAAAAAAGCTACCGAGGGAAATAGGTGAACTAATCCACTTGAGATACCTCGGGTGTACTGAAACTGAATTAAAAAGTCTCCCATCGTCCATAGGCAATCTTCCCAATTTACAAACTCTATTAGTAGAATCCGATTATGTTAATGGTATAAAAGTACCAAGCACAATCGGGAAGATGCAACAGTTAAGACATCTTCAACTGAAGAACAACGAAGAATGGTGGCATCGTGGGGGAGTGATAGAAGGGCAACCAAGGCTTGAGCAGATAAGTAACCTCCAGACTCTATCAAATGTGgaggctggaaaatggatggagggctgCTTGGGAAACCTCACCAATCTTAGAAAATTAGGAATAGTTTTAGTAACAACAGCTGATGCTGAGGTATTCAATGATTCTATTGTCAAATTGGGCTGCCTCCACTCTCTGTCGGTTACAGTAAGAGATGGTTGGTTATTGGTACCTCGTAATTCACTTCTTGTCAAGTTAAGAAGAAGCGAACAAATCGAAACCCAAGAGTGGTCGCTACCTCCTTTTTCAAATCTTCTCAAATTAAGTAAGTTGTATTTGAAAGGAAAGTTAGAGAAGTTACCCGAGTCTGCTCAATTCCCAGTAAACCTCACCAAGCTTACCTTGAAACACTCCGGTTTAGAGCAAGACCCATTGGCGACTTTAGAGAAGCTGGAAAAACTCCGCATTCTCAGATTGCTGAAATGTTCGTACGTGGTAAAGGAAATGGTTTGCTCTTCACAAGGGTTTCCTCAGCTTGAATCCTTACATCTTGACGGCTTATTTGAATTAGAGGAGTGGAGAGTGGAGAAAGGAGCTATGCCAAGTCTTTTACATTTATATATCAGTCAATGCTATGAATTGAAGAAGCTTCCAGAAGGACTGCAACACGTGACTACCCTCAAGAAATTGGAGTTGCCGCGGATGCACTATGAATTTGTGAAAAGGCTTGACAGGGGAGATGGAGAGGATTGGCATAAGATTCGGCACATACCCTCCATCGACATACAAGATACCCTTG ATTCTGATGGAGAAGATGCTGCTCCAGGTGCAGCTTGTGCtgcagaagaagagaagaaagaagagccTGCAGAGGAATCAGATGACG